A genomic stretch from Halococcus saccharolyticus DSM 5350 includes:
- a CDS encoding alpha-1,4-glucan-protein synthase: MTADICVIVPTIREYECMRSYAENARQHGFDTDRLHVVLVTEDFCETDAMASMLDELDLTGEVFDGTAREEWYAEQGVADFSHLVPAASHAETSFGLLYLWANEFEYGIFIDDDTRPDPEDDFFGGHLANLAYEGEIESVRSDEQWVNVLHRNADDHGLYPRGYPYSAMDETVETERTHVDSVVASQGLWTHVPDLDAARILADGDLRGQSETRLSREDFGEDFVASESQYLTVCSMNLAFRREVIPAFYQLPMDDNPWDVGRFDDIWSGVFLKRACDVLDTEIITGGPLCEHHKAPRSTFDDLRSELPALECNEHLWAIVDDAAEGADSYAGAYAAMADALVAGEFEEFEEFENGEFLTYVGEHMHDWLDCLEELDPGSVATHAAATADD, encoded by the coding sequence ATGACCGCCGACATCTGCGTCATCGTACCGACGATCCGCGAGTACGAGTGCATGCGATCGTACGCCGAGAACGCAAGACAGCACGGGTTCGATACCGACCGCCTCCACGTGGTGCTCGTAACCGAGGACTTCTGTGAGACCGACGCGATGGCGTCGATGCTCGACGAACTCGACCTCACGGGCGAGGTCTTCGACGGCACCGCCCGCGAGGAGTGGTATGCGGAACAGGGCGTCGCGGACTTTTCCCATCTCGTACCGGCGGCGAGTCACGCCGAAACCAGCTTCGGGCTGCTGTACCTCTGGGCCAACGAGTTCGAGTACGGCATCTTCATCGACGACGACACCCGGCCTGACCCCGAAGACGACTTCTTCGGCGGCCATCTCGCGAACCTCGCGTACGAGGGCGAGATCGAGTCGGTCCGCTCGGACGAGCAGTGGGTGAACGTCCTCCATCGCAACGCCGACGACCACGGTCTCTATCCTCGTGGCTACCCCTACTCCGCGATGGACGAAACCGTCGAAACCGAGCGGACGCACGTCGATAGCGTCGTGGCCTCACAGGGGCTCTGGACGCACGTTCCCGACCTCGACGCGGCCCGCATCCTCGCCGACGGCGATCTGCGTGGGCAGTCCGAGACCAGACTCTCGCGCGAGGACTTCGGCGAGGATTTCGTCGCGAGCGAGAGTCAGTACCTCACCGTCTGCTCGATGAACCTCGCCTTCCGGCGCGAGGTGATCCCCGCGTTCTACCAGCTTCCGATGGACGACAACCCGTGGGACGTGGGCCGGTTCGACGACATCTGGAGCGGCGTGTTTCTGAAACGGGCCTGTGACGTACTCGATACGGAGATCATCACTGGCGGACCGCTGTGTGAACACCACAAAGCTCCGCGCTCGACGTTCGACGATCTGCGATCAGAACTCCCCGCGCTCGAATGCAACGAACACCTCTGGGCGATCGTCGACGATGCCGCCGAGGGGGCCGACAGCTACGCCGGGGCGTACGCTGCGATGGCCGACGCGCTCGTCGCGGGCGAGTTCGAAGAGTTCGAAGAGTTCGAGAACGGTGAGTTCCTGACCTACGTCGGCGAGCACATGCACGACTGGCTCGACTGTCTCGAAGAACTCGATCCGGGCTCGGTCGCGACGCACGCCGCCGCGACCGCCGACGACTGA
- a CDS encoding dockerin type I domain-containing protein: MTVIGAVAVGMGVLAGGVAGQASGPTQAPDLQSVDNFTNGTAGDENYTFADFTFDQPVEGADSAGNFELVPIDGSGVVDGQNIVDGNATRTITVAFPTSVSQGDIARGIVQPSTVRVAGEGDETTNPLQTADVSNDGNSVDPDLVNVTVNETTNSLVYAFDEPVSANSDGGFQVYAENTTQYDGNVATDSLATPRLVNVSFDSIDVSAAVGASVTQGTVSNQTDSDRTNSPDEVVVSNESAPEFSRCGDGGTTDMGDGGNADGPTQAPDLVGIDNFTYREKPGAESCQTLVEFDFDEPVDTQGGPGNFQLVTLDSTIEDGNGEIVGSREDTTSLTVPFPGRIDPDTIARGFVDANTVQRLGEGDVTLNPKQAAAINDDGTTATPDIVSITESDAPGNALLFEFDEEISEVGDTSGFNFYDANGTETDAQEVATTDDPRVLSVAFEPTDPVSTAVGGSADANAATGTDTAREDGDKNKPDEALVTAGNDTCESEPLGPAGEGPTRAPDLESVSGFCTGNIASHSGQETFVNFTFDEPIDVVGDAGNVQLVRTDGGEIFDGVKIVAGNDTRQLTVAFDDDANESIVARGFVDANTVKRVGASDATNNPLQAAAVSNDGNSTRPDLVSVTVNESEENALDFRFDEPIGERGDTSGFNYYDENGTEVASNRLALTEDPQVVIVRFEPAENPVSDAVGGSIESNAVSGEDGETNQPDEVAVENGTATGPGPVGDFENPSTDTDGDGQYEDVNGDGQLTQADAQALYDSLDSSTVQNNVDAFDFNGDGSVTQADAQALYDEWSTAN, encoded by the coding sequence GTGACCGTGATCGGTGCGGTCGCCGTCGGGATGGGTGTGCTCGCCGGTGGCGTTGCCGGCCAGGCAAGCGGTCCGACGCAAGCACCCGACCTCCAGTCGGTCGACAACTTCACGAACGGAACAGCGGGGGACGAAAACTACACCTTCGCAGACTTCACGTTCGACCAGCCGGTCGAGGGCGCTGATTCCGCCGGGAACTTCGAACTCGTCCCGATCGATGGCAGCGGAGTCGTGGATGGACAGAACATCGTCGACGGCAACGCGACGAGAACGATCACCGTCGCGTTCCCTACATCGGTGAGTCAGGGGGACATCGCCCGCGGTATCGTTCAGCCGAGCACGGTGCGAGTGGCGGGCGAAGGCGATGAAACCACCAACCCGCTCCAGACGGCGGACGTTTCCAACGACGGCAACTCCGTCGACCCGGACCTGGTGAACGTCACCGTCAACGAGACCACCAACAGCCTCGTCTACGCGTTCGACGAACCCGTTAGTGCCAACAGCGACGGCGGGTTCCAGGTTTACGCTGAAAACACGACCCAGTACGATGGCAACGTCGCAACTGACTCGCTGGCGACGCCACGTCTCGTGAACGTGTCCTTCGACAGTATCGATGTCTCAGCAGCGGTCGGTGCGTCGGTTACGCAGGGAACGGTCTCGAATCAGACGGATAGCGACCGAACGAACTCGCCGGACGAGGTCGTAGTGAGCAACGAATCGGCCCCCGAGTTCAGCCGATGTGGCGACGGTGGCACCACGGACATGGGTGACGGCGGCAACGCGGATGGCCCGACGCAGGCCCCGGATCTCGTCGGCATCGACAACTTCACGTATCGAGAGAAACCCGGTGCAGAGAGTTGTCAAACCCTCGTCGAGTTCGACTTCGACGAGCCAGTCGACACCCAGGGCGGACCCGGCAACTTCCAGCTGGTGACGCTCGACAGCACGATCGAGGACGGTAACGGCGAGATCGTCGGCTCCCGTGAAGATACGACGTCGCTCACGGTACCGTTCCCCGGCCGGATCGATCCCGACACCATCGCACGCGGGTTCGTCGACGCAAACACCGTTCAGCGGCTCGGTGAGGGTGACGTGACGCTCAACCCAAAGCAGGCGGCCGCGATCAACGACGACGGCACCACCGCGACCCCCGACATCGTCTCGATCACCGAGAGCGACGCGCCAGGCAATGCGCTGCTGTTCGAGTTCGACGAAGAGATCAGTGAAGTCGGCGACACCAGCGGCTTCAACTTCTACGACGCGAACGGAACCGAGACCGACGCCCAGGAGGTCGCGACGACCGACGATCCGCGAGTGCTCTCGGTGGCGTTCGAGCCGACCGATCCGGTCTCGACGGCGGTCGGCGGGTCGGCTGACGCTAACGCTGCGACCGGCACCGACACCGCCCGCGAGGACGGTGACAAGAACAAACCCGACGAGGCGCTGGTGACCGCGGGCAACGACACCTGCGAAAGCGAACCGCTCGGGCCGGCAGGTGAAGGGCCGACACGCGCGCCCGATCTCGAATCCGTGAGCGGGTTCTGTACGGGCAACATCGCCTCACACAGCGGCCAGGAGACGTTCGTCAACTTCACGTTCGATGAACCGATCGACGTGGTCGGCGACGCCGGTAATGTCCAACTCGTCCGGACCGACGGCGGCGAGATCTTCGACGGCGTGAAGATCGTCGCCGGGAACGACACCCGACAGCTCACCGTCGCGTTCGACGACGACGCGAACGAGAGCATCGTCGCGCGCGGGTTCGTCGATGCGAACACCGTCAAACGTGTCGGCGCGAGCGACGCCACGAACAATCCGTTGCAGGCGGCTGCGGTCAGCAACGACGGCAACTCCACGAGACCTGACCTCGTCTCGGTGACGGTCAACGAGAGTGAGGAGAACGCACTCGACTTCCGATTCGACGAGCCGATCGGTGAGCGCGGCGACACCAGCGGATTCAACTACTACGACGAGAACGGCACCGAGGTCGCTTCGAACCGGCTCGCGCTCACCGAGGACCCACAGGTCGTGATCGTACGCTTCGAACCCGCCGAGAATCCCGTCTCGGATGCGGTCGGCGGCTCGATCGAGTCGAACGCGGTTTCAGGCGAGGACGGCGAGACGAATCAACCCGACGAGGTCGCAGTCGAGAACGGTACCGCAACCGGTCCCGGTCCTGTCGGTGACTTCGAGAACCCGTCGACCGACACCGACGGCGACGGACAGTACGAGGACGTCAACGGCGATGGCCAACTAACCCAGGCCGACGCCCAGGCGCTCTACGACAGCCTCGACAGCTCGACGGTACAGAACAACGTCGACGCGTTCGACTTCAACGGCGACGGCAGCGTGACCCAGGCCGACGCCCAGGCGCTCTACGACGAGTGGTCGACCGCTAACTGA